DNA from Gracilinanus agilis isolate LMUSP501 chromosome 3, AgileGrace, whole genome shotgun sequence:
ACAAAGAACAACAAAGGCCAGGGGGGGACATGGAGGGCGTTTATTAGATCAGGTAGGTGCTGGGGCTTCACACCGGTGGGGGCCGGAAGTAGTGCAGCTGGAGGTGGGGCcaggccagaggcccagaggagaCCAGGACCAGGAcggacagcagcagcagcagcacgaGCACGAGCAGGAGGCCCAGGATGGGCAGCTGGCTCATGGGGAGGCTAGGGATCCTGGAAGAAGCAGATGTAGCTAGAGGAAATGGGGGGGGGCCTGGCCCTCCATGGTCCCCCATGATTCCCTATGGTCCCCATGGCCCTCCATGGTTCCCCATGGTCCCCTATGGTTCTCCAAGGCCCTCCATGGTCCCCCATGGTCCCTTATGGTCCTCTATAGTTTCCCATGGTCCCCCATGATTCCCTATGGTCCCCCATGATTCCCTATGGTCCCCCATGGTCCTCTATGGTTCCCCATGATTCCCTATGGTCCCCCATGGTCCTCTATGGTTCCCCATGTTCCCCCATGATTCCCTATGGTCCCCAAGTCCCTCCATGGTCCCCCATGGTCTCCCATGAACCCCTATGGTCCCCCATGGCCCCTCACAGTCCCTCTCACAGCCCTCCATGACACTCCCTGGTCTCCCCAGGGCCCCCCATCTCCTCCATGGCTAGGCAGCTTACCTAGGTGTCTGGGCAGCTATAGGAGTGGGATACAGTTCCCAGCTTGTTctccgctgccgccgccgcccaGCTAAAGGCAGTTGGCCCACAAGAGGCTCTATGGCTTGAAGGAGGGCGGCATCGCTGGGGCTGCTGGGAGGAAAGGATGCCCTTAGCCCTTAGAGGATGCAGGGTCTGAAGCTGGAAAGGGGTCTTGGACTCATCTGGGCCAGccctctccttttacaaatgggCAAAGCAAGCCTTGGCCAAGCCACCCAGATGCCAAGGGGCAGGCTGTGCCAGCCTGGCTTCCTCACCTCCTGGCATCAGGACATGGTCTGTCTCCAAGCTGCGCGCCCTCCATTGTGCTGAGGTATCCAACCTGAGGGAACAAAGAGGCTGACCTGAGGGGCAGCTTCTGGAGCAACATCACCCCGGAGTCCTCTAGACTGGGGCCCAGCAGCCCCAAAGTACCCAGGACTCTCTTCACCAGACCCAGCTGAGGAACCCCCCCCCAACACGTCCAGCACTTTGTGTCACCCTCGACTCACCTCTAGCCTCTCCTCAGGCTTGccacctctcctctccccctgAAAACCCATCCAGAGTGGGCAGGGACCTCAGGCCCTGGAGCCcaatcccctccttttacagagaaggaaactgaggcttgaggtCTCCAGTTCAGGGGGAACTCCGTGTGCCTAAGTGCGCTCCTCCTTTGCTCAAAGCCCTCCTGCCTGGCATTACGTGGCGCTCCCTCTGCCACCTCTCCAGTGCTGGAGGCCCCAGCAGACAGAGCAGGCTCTAGCACTTGGGCTCTCCACTCTGGGCCTTTGCTCCCTTTATTCTGCCAACTCCTgtgccctccctccttcttttcctcttcacttGCTGAATGCCTTCCTGTCAAGAGgttctgggtggctcagtggatagaaagccaggcccagagataggaggttctgggttcaaatacggccccagacacttcttagctgggtgaccctgggcaagtcacttgaccccactgcccagcccttacccctTGGAACTGACACCTGGTATCGcttgtaagacagaagggaaggcttTAGCATATCAAGAgcattgcccccattttacagaggccACAACTGGGGAGCTGAGGCAGCGCCAGGGCTATCTGGGCCTCTACTCTTTCTGCCTCACATGCCTGGGGCTTCTGGTCCTGCCCTCCCGTCGCAGGGCTCTTTCCGTCTCCTGCCCATCCCCACTCAGAGCTGAGTTGGCTTAGGGGGTCCTGCTCCTCTGCCCCCGGGAGCTCCCCAGGGCAGGGCTCGGCCCAGCTGGACTCTGCCTCTCCCCAGCAGCCTCTGGGCTCcacgtctgtctgtctgtcgacAGCCCAGCCATGCCCACTATGTAGAAGCCCAAGAGCCTCGGGCATAGCCCTGCCAGCGTCCACACCAACCATTGTGGATCGtttcatttaacctcattttgcCCACTGAAGCCAGGCTCTGGAGGAAGCCAGCTGCCCAGTAGGACCCAGGATGTGGAAGAGGCAGAATGCAGACTCCCAACCTCCCCTGGGGCTGTCTGGTCTGTGCTGGCCAGAGGTCTGGCTACCAGCAGCTCTCAGCCATCTCGCTGTGTGTGTCAGCTGGTGTGGAGTGGGTGGGGGGCTCCCCTGGGCCCAGACTGGCCTCCCACAGACCCTGCGCCAGCCGGGCTCATTAGAGGCATCGAGGCCTCATTATCCAGCCCTTGGCGCACCGCACAGTGATTTCCCttcagaagtgtgtgtgtgtgtgtgtgtgtgtgtgtgtgtgtggaagggAAGGCAGGGCTGGGGCTCTCTACCGTGTCTGGGGGCCTCATGCCCTTCTGGCTGGCTCTCTGGTGGTCCCGCTCTCCCAGTAACCTGTGGAAAGGACCCAGGGTCACCCCGGCCTCCTGCGCCTTGGGCCGCCCTTGCACCCCAGCCTAACAAAAACTCCTCCCTGGGGCCTCCAAGCCTCATCTACCTTCCTGCCAACAAAGGCCAGCCATTCCCATGCCTCTTTGCTTCCTGTGGGCTCCCAGGCCTATGGGCCTCTGtcctgaacccccccccccaggcccttTGGAAGCTCAGCATTCCAGGCCTTGCCCCGCAGAATGCTGGGGGAGGATCACCTCTGGGGGACCCCTACGTGGCCCCATCTTGGCTGCTCCCAGACAAGTCCAATTAGCGGCTCAGGCAGCAGCCTCATTAGGAACAGCACAGGAAGGAACTGAGCCAGAGAGGGAGCACGAGGGGGAGGGAGTCGGAGCTGGTGTGGGGCCAGGCCAGGCTGGGGGCACACACGTCGGGTCCCcagagctgggggtggggtgggctaGGGCCCAGAGGGTCTCAGGGGATCCCTGTGTGGCCTGGGATGGCTCTCCAGCAGCCAGAGGGATTATGTCAGCTGGGCCACAGCCCGAGCGGAAGAGGGGAAGCCGAGGCAGGGAGCCTCTTCCCCTCGAACTCCTCACCATGAATTTTCCTCTTCCAAGCTGCTGAGCAATTCACTTGACTTCTCCGGGCCGGTTATCTGGGAAGGGAGTGGGGTGGGCCATCAGGGACCCCCCTTCCCCTGGATATCTGAATTCTTCTGAATTCTGCTCTGGGCTGCCCAAGTGCCTCTGGAAGGCCATGAACGACGCTACCAGACTGCCCAAGGAGGCTACGATGCCAACGATGCCTAGGTGCCCTGGCCTGGGGCAGCCTAAAGGCGAGTGCTTCTATCACAGAAGTCCTGCCCCAGGCCTAGAATAGCCTCCCCTACCCAGGCTCGGGCCCCCAGAAGCCACCACTCCTCACTCACCACATCCTCGACTGGGGTTTTACCCAGGGGGACCCCGGTTCCTCCCATTCCATCCAGGGGCTCTCCCCATGGCTGAGCACCGCACAGGGGGTTGAGAAGGCCTGGTCCCATGTCCTGTCTCTGCAAGAACAAGGGAAATGGTCGGGGCGAGGTGGGACCACGGACAGGAGGCAGGTGTGGCCTGGGTCTGAGCTGGGGAAGGACAAAGGGAAGCAGAGGCAGAGCCACAAGAGGGAGAGCACTAGACGCAGGGCTGGGCAGATGGGAAGAGGCTCGGGGCTggataatggggggggggcagaggtgGAGCTCAAGGGAGGCCCCACCTGGGGATGGAGGCATCTGGAGTGAGGCTAATGGGGGCAGCAGCTACCATCCTGGCCCCTCTCGCCCCAGCCCTCGGGGAGGGACAGGGCCAGCTGTGGGCTTGTTTGGAGCCCCCTGTTCTGTCTGGGGGTCTTCTACAAGGGAAGGGTCCCACGTCCTTTGCCGGGCTGTGACGTTCCCCCAGGTCGGAAGTCAGGACACTCCTTTGGGCTGTCCACTCCCACCCCAGGCCAGTCCCATGCTGTGGCTGGCAAGGGCAACTTGGGGGAGCCAAGAGTGCATCCGTCTGCCCCGTCCTTCGTGACAGGCTCACCTGCTGAATGGCCTCAATCTCCAGGCACAGGGACTGGGGGTGTAGCTTTATCCATCCACCTGTGATTCCTTGGGTCCCGTCCTGAAACCTGGCCAGGTCACGGACAAGTCCTTTTCCGTCTCTCCCCTCTGGCCCACCCCGGGCTACCCAGTCCAGGTTTTCTCTCCCAGGCACTAGCCTCCATCGGCTGGGCACTCACCCCTCGGGACCCTCGCGGCTCTGACTCAGCTGCTCCTCCAGGTGGGAGATTTTCTGCTTCAGCTCCTAGGGTTGAGGGAGTACAAGCCCCTTCTCCAGTTGCCcagctctcttcctcctcctcctcctcctccctccctcccagctccaggaCTGGGGCCCTCCTGTCCTCTCCCTCCATTGCAGTAGGAGGGTCTGATGacgagagacagacaaacagaccaaaaggagagacaaagattgaaaagagaagacagaaacagactggcagagaCACTTGGGAGCGGGAACAGACGGGGCCGCCACAGACCAATATCCCTGCACGGGAAGGAGCTTTGTCTTTGGAGGGTTCCAGGCCAAACTGGCACTCAGCGTGGGGTCCTCTCTAGGGCCTCCCTCCTGGACAAGAGCTCCCCGAGCCTCTGCCTGGACACCCCTAGGGCCTAGgagctccttcccttcccaggcaGCCCAGCCCATCGTTGGACAACCATCGCCAAGGTACACGGCACAGAGGAAGCTGGGGcccgggagggagggagggaggcgtGTGGGGGCTGCCCAGGGGCTCACCTGGATGGTGGCCCTATACTCCTCTAAGGCCTCAGTCAGATTCTCTGTCCGATTTGTCCGCTAGCAAACAGAGAAGCAGACCCACAGTCACTGGAGGGGACTGGCCGGGGAAGACGAGCCAGGGCCAGGTGCCCCGGGTGCCCAAGTTAACGGGTAGGTGGAGGCCGAGAAGGGCTCCTAGACCTCTGTCCATGCTGCCTGAGCCCAGGGACGGCCCCTGTCCTCTAGTCCTCCGACCTCAGGGGCACCctgagcaggaggaggaggggagggcgGCCCCCCTGGCATGTTGACCCCCCCTTACTTCCCCATCCCACTCACCTCAGAGAGGATAGTGTCTCGGTGGCAAATGAGGCTCTCATACTCACACAGCTGACGCtgcagggagggagaggggcCAGTCCATCTGTTCATGCCTGGGTTTGACCTGGAGCTCCCAGGAGGTCAGCTCGTCCTTCCCCCCACCTGCCATGCCCCCTCCCCATCAAGACGCCTCTAGCAGTCTGCCTTTGAACCTTCCCTTCCTGGAGACTTGGCCCCCACCCGCCATCCCACCAGCCATTCCGTCACCATCAGGGCCTGGAGAGAGCAGCCTCGTGCGCTGTGGcaggaatttggagtcaggagacctgggtccaaatcccagctctgcccctGAGCAGCgggtgacctggggcaagtcccttcccctcctctgggTCTGTTTCTCCGTCTAGAAGAGAAGGACCCTGGCCTGGTGGATCACTACCACGTGTGCCGTTCTAAAGGCACTGATCTCTCCTAGACCAGATCTCCTTAGTGATGGGACCTGTCTTGAGGCAGGGCCCTGGGGGATCCTGGGGAGTACCCTCAAGGCCTCCTTCTCCATGGCTAGCTCCTCACTCCGCTTCTTCACACCATCCCTCTCCGCCAACAACTTCCCATTCTGGCAGGACACAGAGAAAAAAGAGCAGGCTAGAGGCTGGCCGGTCCAGCTGCCAGGCTCCATGAGCGAGCGCAGAAAAGGGAAGCAGCCTTTCTCCTAGCAGTGCCCCCATCCCGAGCGTGGGCCTGGGCCCGGGCTCCCGTCCAGCTCCCTGCGATGCTGTCTTCCTCAGCTGCCTTTGGCCGCCCGCTGAAGGGCAGGGGAAGGACAAGGTGGCCAGGTTGCTGAGTCACCACCTGGCCAGCTGGCAGGGGCAGGGATGGGGGGGTCACTGTGGGGGCATCTCCATTGAGGCCCAGGATCGCTTTAGCGGCCTTTGGCTGCAGCCTCCGCTGGTGGCACGCCGGCTGGTGGGGCCGGTCCTGGGCCAGCCTGTCCTCACGTGCTGACAAGGGTGCCCTCCAGCTCCCAGGCCTGGGGTCCCCGGGCCCCAGGGGGTGCCAGAGGTGGATCGTGCCTGGGCCCTACCAACACAGAACAGGACCATCTGGCCTGGCAGCTTCACTGGGGCTCTGGGCTAACTCCAAGAGTGGCTGGGTCTAAGGCTAAGATGACGTCCTCAGCTTTATTTAATGGCAACTCAGCAGCTCCAGAGCTCCGTGGCCATGGAGCCAGACGACCTACGTCCCAGTCCCGGCTTTGCTTCTCACGCTTTGGGGAGCTCGTGCCCGTACCTGtcaggactcagtttccccactggCACAATGGCGGGACTGGCCCAGAATACTGAAGTGCCCCTGACTGACGTCCGTGTGGCCTTGGGCACAAGCTTCCCTGACTTGAGCCTTGGCTTTGACTTCTAGAAAGGGCCTTTTTGATCTTAGCCCCTTCCAGCCCTGATTCTGGGGCTGATGACCTCGGGGGCAGCTGCTCTCTTGCCCTGGGAGATCCCGGGCCCTGGCGTGGCCCCTGGGTTGGAATGAACCTTGACCTGGAAGGCGGGCAGCATCCCCAACCCCCTCCCAGGCAGTTCCTGGATGTGCCCATCAGCCACCTGGGCCCACAAAGCCAGGGCTGTGTTAGAGCCAGCTCTTATCGGCTCCCGAAGGCTAATTTCCAGTGTGAGCACTTACACCCCAAATCCCCACACCTGCACCCTGGGGCCTTGCTTGTCTGTTCTGTTGGCTGTCTGGACTTttcaaagggaaggagagaaagcagTCCTGCTGGCTACATTTCAAAGGATGTCCCCAGTTCATtgctgcctttttttcccctggggAGCCTGTTGTGGGTCACTTTTAGCTCCTGCCCAAAACCCTCTCTCACCCCCCAAGCCTACCTCTTCCTGCAGGGTCTCCACTTCAGCTACCAGCTGTTGCTGCTCTTTTTCCTGCCCAGGAATGAGAGGGAAAACCCAAGCCCATCACTGGGCGCCCagccctcccctcctcttccctctggaGCAAGGCTGAAGGGGCATTTGTGGGCCTCGGGCTCAGAGCCCCACTGAGCTGGGCCAGTCTTGTAGCAGCTGAAGGAATGGCAGCGACACAGGCCTAGGACCGCCCAGAGGAAGGAAGGCTTCATGCTTTCCCATTGTAGACTTGATCCCAggctctcccctcttcctttccccccttacCTGCTGCCCATCTATCCCTTAAAAGCATTCTCAGAGGAGCCTCTGGGGCTTGGGAGAGGCCCCGAGGCCCCATGCCAGCAGTGGGGGGAAAGGATGGGGGAAGGCCTTTCTGTGGGGCCCTGGCCTGGGCCCTCAAGGGCTCACCGTCTGCCGGGCCTGGGCCACGAGGCTTCGATTCTTCTCCTCCAGGCTCTTGGCCAAACTCTTCATATCTTCTAGTTCCTCATCCACAGCCTTGGCAAACTGCAAGGCCTGCTGGGAACTGAACCAAGAAAGGTAGGGGAGAGGTAGAGGATTCAAATGGACACCTGGGGGAAAAGTTGGGGTAAGGGAGAAAATGTGAAAGGGGTGAGAGTGGAGGAGAGCTGGCTCTGGAAGGAGGGCCCCAAGGCCCTGGGAGTCATCTGAGGCACATGGGGAGATGAGGGGAAGTGTAGGTGGGAGAAGCAGGGCCAAGGCCAAGGTGGAGTAGAGACCTGCGGAGCTGCTTTCGCAGGGAGGCCAGCTCCTCCCCCAGCCGGGCGGCCCCCTCATCGGCGGTCTCCACACTTCTCTGGAGTTTGGCGTTCTCCCCCACCAGCCTCCGATTGCTGAGTTCCAGCTCCTCCAGGCTGCTGAGCAGTTCTGCTGTGGCCAGCCTGCAGGAGAAAGGAGGGACAGCTTGGCCATCGGGGCCAGTCCCTGCCTCCCGCTTCCTGGGCCTCGTCTCTGAGAGGGGGGTTGGCACGACCCGGGCTTGGGCTCCATCCAGGTGGAGGAGGCCTCGCTCTCCACTTGTCTCCGTTTCCCCCTACCTCTATGGAGGTCTTCCCCAGGAGCCGAGGGGCCGAGGACTTCCACCCCGAGCTTACcttgtgtgcatgtatgtatgcacacacaggGGGCCTCTCTCTTTACTTCCTTGAAGGCAGACTATTTACTTTTTGTCCCTTTCTTTCTATCACCTAGTGGAGCGCCCAGTGCACAGGAGATgcctaataagtgcttgttgtCGGACCAGTGGCTCCCCGTGAGGCCTACTTACAGCTCAGGCCCAGTTTCCTCGTCTTCATAGCTCTCAGGTTGGGCAGAGTCTCCTAAGTCAATATGGACACACAGACACCCCAGACACCATGAGCATAGCCCAGGCACTGCTCTGTGAGACCCCCAAGATCACGCACCCCCTGCATTGGGACCAATTGAGACCCTTCCCTAGGAGGGAAGAGCGTCACACCGAATCATTGCATTTAGGGCCCATAAGAGCATTAGGACTCATTGGGTCAAACCCATTTCACagacgagaaaactgaggcccagagaggccaaGGGACTTTCCTTGGATCAAAGTGGATAGTGGAAAAAGGTCTTATGATTCTCTATCCAATGCTGTCCATTCTCCTGAACCCAGAAAGGGGTGGAGGGTCGGGGAGGAGGGAGCCTGGGGAAGGCCCACAAGGGCCAGGGTGAGGCAGAGCCCTTGACTGGGGCTCTCAGTCAGGCTGTGGTAAGGGGGCCGGCCTTCCTGGCTCCCTGGGAAGTCCCCCCGCCATCTGACCCTGTACTTGCCTGCTGCAGGCTATAAATAGAGTCCTCACCAGATGGCAGAAGGCTGGGTTCCCCGGCCGCCTCGTCTTCCAGCTCTAATCCCCTGCATCAAAGAGAGGAAGCTCAGAAATCCTGCAGGCCCGGCCCTCCTGGGCTAGCAGCAGCAGGAAAGCCTAGGCTGGAGGAGGAGGCCCAGCAGGATGGCCAGGGAGGCCAGATGGTGAGTGAGCGCCCAGGGCCAGATGGGAAAGATGAAGGGATGGTAGGAGAGACAaagaggatggatggatggggaccgtgcccccttccctctccctccccagcttTAACAGCCACCAAGGTAGGGCCCTCCGGGGAGAGAACGGGGATGAGAGGTGGTACCCACGGTCCCAGTTGGCAGGTGGCGATCCAGCCCTGCATGATGCTGAAGAAGGTGGCTCGGTCTACGGTGGCGGTGGGGCCCTCCCCACGGGGGTCCAGGGCCTGGCCCAAGTTGCACAGGTCACTGTCCTGGGGACCCCGTCCTGTCACTGCTTCCAGGTAGGCCAGAACCTGACCCACAGCTACCACACCTAGAGGTGGCAGGGAGGGCCCTGGGCTAAGTTCAGGCCCCCGCCAGGGTCCTCTGGTCCAGTTCTAAGTATTTCCAGGGCATCTTCTTCCCCAGGATACCCtattcttctcctcccttccaaGGCTCCTGAGCCTGAGCCATCCCCTTTCCCCAGAGCCCTCAGTCTCCCCCCATTCCCTCAATCAAGTCAGCCAATCGCTTTCCCCTAAGGGTCCCCAGGCCAGGTCAGCCCCTTACACTAGAGTTCCATGTTCTATCCTCTTTCCCACAAGGTTCTCAGTCCAGGCCATTCTCATCCCCATGATCCCCCAGCCTGGTACCCCTTCTTGTCACCTTTCTTCTCTGAGTCACAAG
Protein-coding regions in this window:
- the KASH5 gene encoding protein KASH5 encodes the protein MQGWIATCQLGPGLELEDEAAGEPSLLPSDLGDSAQPESYEDEETGPELLATAELLSSLEELELSNRRLVGENAKLQRSVETADEGAARLGEELASLRKQLRSSQQALQFAKAVDEELEDMKSLAKSLEEKNRSLVAQARQTEKEQQQLVAEVETLQEENGKLLAERDGVKKRSEELAMEKEALRRQLCEYESLICHRDTILSERTNRTENLTEALEEYRATIQELKQKISHLEEQLSQSREGPEGFQDGTQGITGGWIKLHPQSLCLEIEAIQQITGPEKSSELLSSLEEENSWLLGERDHQRASQKGMRPPDTVGYLSTMEGAQLGDRPCPDARSSPSDAALLQAIEPLVGQLPLAGRRRQRRTSWELYPTPIAAQTPR